Below is a genomic region from Isosphaeraceae bacterium EP7.
CGGGCGACATGTTCGAGCGGCGCATCTTGTCGGGCCAGGCCAAGGGAGACATGCCGCGATGAACCCGGGGATGGTCACGGGCTTGGCCGCGGCGACGGCCATCCTGGGCGTGCTGGCCGCCTATCAGGTCGCCACCGACCTCTTCCTGCGCGACCGCTCTCGCGTCAACGATCGCGTCGACGAGGAGTTCCTCCGCAAGCGGAAAGACCAGGCGAAGCGATCGCCCCTGTTCAAGAACCTGGAGCAGGTGACCGCCGGGCTGGGCCACGACGAGGAGGCACCCACGGCCCGCCAGCGGTTCACCTCGATGGTCGATCAGTCGGGGGTGGACGTCACCCCCGGCCGGCTGCTGGCCATTTCCGCCGCCGTCGCGGTGGGCCTGGGCCTGCTGGGCCTGGTCGCGCGGGGCAACCCGTTCGACGCCTCGGTGGCCGCCTTCGTCGGCGGCTGGCTGCCGATCCGGGTCGTCAAAGGGAAGCGAGACGCGCGGATCGAGAAGCTCCGGTCGCAGCTACCCGAGGCCTTCGACCTGATGGCGCGCGTCGTCCGCGCGGGGCAGACCCTGGGGCAGGCGATGCTGGCCGTGGCCGAGGAGTTCCCCCAGCCGATCTCCACCGAATTCTCCTTCTGCTACGAGCAGCAGAACATGGGGCTCTCCCCCGAGGCCACCTTCCGCGACCTCAACCGCCGCACCGGCATCATCGAGCTGAAGATCTTCGTCATGGCCGTGCTCGTCCAGCAGCAGACCGGCGGCAACCTGGCCGAGCTCCTCATCAAGCTGGCCGGCGTGGTGCGCGAGCGCTACATGATCCGCGGGACCATCCAGACGCTGACCTCCGAGGGGCGGATGCAGGGCTGGATCCTGGCCGGGCTCCCCCCGTGCATGTTCCTCCTGATCCTGGCCGTCAACCCGAAATATGGGGGCGTGATGTTCGATCACCCCAACATCCTGCTGGGCACCTTCGGCTTCGAGATGGTGGGCGTCCTCTGGATCCGCAAGATCGTGAACTTCGACTTCTGAGGGGGCACGCGCCGTCATGTCTCGAGAACTGATGCTGATGATGATGGCCGGCGGCGTGATCACCATGCTGGCGCTCATCGTCGGCCTGCTGGCCACCGGCCGCAAGGGCAAGCTGGACCGGCGGATCGACGCGATGTCGGGGCGGGAACGGCCCGAGGCGAGGCCCGAGACGGTCGCCTCGATGGCGAGGTCGGCGTTGCCCAAGATGGGCAAGGTGATCGTGCCCGACGACGAGGCCGAGCGGACCAGGCTGCGGGCCCGGATGGTGCACGCGGGGCTCTACCAGCGGCAGGCGATGCACGCGTTCCTGGGCGTGAAGCTCGTCCTGCTCGTCCTGGCGACGGTCGTCGGCGGCGGCCTGACGCTGGCCAACGTCATCCCCACGACCCGGGCCTTGCCGCTGTCCATCCTGCTGTTCCTGGTGGGGATGTTCGGGCCTGGCGCCTGGCTCAACCGCCGCAAGGCCCAGCGTCAGCAGGCGCTGAGGCGAGCCCTCCCCGACGCGATCGACGTGCTGATCATCTGCCTGGAGGGGGGCCTGAGCTTCCAGGCCTCGCTCAAGAAGATCGCCGACGAGCTGAGGTCGGCGCACCCGGTGCTCGGCAGCGAGTTGCGCATCGTCGACCGCGAGATCCAGCTCGGCCGCGGCCCCGGCGAGGCCCTGACCAACTTCGCCCGGCGCAGCGACATGGAGGAGATCCTCAGCCTGGCGTCGGTCATCGGCCAGTCGGAGCGGTTCGGGGCCAGCCTGGTCAAGAGCATGCGCAACCACTCGGAGAGCCTGAGGCACAAGCGCAAGCAGGCGGCCGAGGAGAGGGCCCAGAAGGCGGCGACCCTGATCATGATCCCCACACTGCTGTTCATCTTCCCGGCCGTCTTCGTGATCCTGCTCGCCCCGGCCGCCTTCCAGGTCTCGGCCATGTTCGAGTCCACCCCCGGGGGGAAGTGACCCGGGCGGGGCTCACTCCATCAGGTACGGGGCGGAGGTGCTCGAGCTGGACGCGGACGTGTTGATCGCGATGTTCGCATTATTGGAGAGGTACAGCGACTTGACGATGAACTGCGAGCCGTACTGCGAGCCCGTCGCCCCGCCGGCGATCGTCAGCGCGGCGTTGGGGGCGTAAAGCGTGCCGGACATCTTCACGTTGGAGCCGTTGGCGATGTTGTTCAGGTTCGACGTGTTGCCGCGGTCCTGGAAGTAGACGATCCCCTTGGTGGCACCCGTCGTGGGCGCGGTGAGATTGACGGTCGTCCCCCCCTGGAGGCTGATCGCTCCGCCGCCCGAATCGATGTAGATCGTCACGCCGGTGCCGTTGAGCGTGACGCCATTGGCCACGTTGAATCCGCCGTTCTTCATGTAATAGACGCCCGGATTCATGGTGATCGTCATGCCCCCGCCCAGCGTCAGGCCGCCGGTGTAGACGCCCGGATTCATGGTGGCGGTGCCGTAGGGGGGATTGGGGGCGCTTCGCGGGTCGAGGCCCGCGGTGGTGGGCGTGGCCAATGACGCGTAGGGATCGGCGGCCGCCGCCTGGCCGGTCGTCGGCGCCTTGGAAAAGAACGTGGTCGGGGTGGCCCAGTTGGGGATGCCCACGCCACCGACGACGCTCAGGCCCCCGTTGTTAGTGGCATACGCGCCGTTCGATGCATTGACGGCGCCCGGGCTGCTGGAGTTGACCTGGATGGAGCCGTTGGCGGTGAGCTTGGCCCCGCCGGTCAGGGTCAACGCCCCGGCGGCCGAGGGATCGGTCAGCAGGATCGATGGCGGGGCGGTGTTGTCGACGCGGCCCAAGGCCCGGGCGGAGACCGGTATGGTGCCGCTGCTTATGACGGAGCTGAAGTAGCGCGGCTGATAGTAGGTCACGAGTGCCTGGACGCGGCCGGCCTGGCCCCCGTATCCGAACGTGAGGACGACCGAGGTGGTCGTGCCGTCGTTGGCATAGCCGTTGTCGGCGGCGATCGACAGGGCGGCGGCCCGCGCCAGTCCGCGCGGATCAAGGCCCGCGTCGGTCGCGTAGTTCTTGGCCAGGGCGCAGGCGGCCGCATGCGCGGTCGCGTCGGCCACCGCCTGGGCCTGGCGGCGCTGGCTCATCAGCATCCCGCCGTCGATGACCAGGGCCATGGTCAGCACGATCGGCAGCAGGCAGAGCGCCACGAAGACGGCCACGGCCCCGCGGCGCCGGGGTGGGTGCTTCATCATCGGATCGGGGCCTTCTAGTAGGTAATCGGCTGGGTCGCCGAGCTACTGAAGGTCAGCGGCGCGAGGACCAGCTCGGGGGTCCATTGATAGCTCAGCTTGAAGGTCAGCGTCGGCGGCGTCGACGCCTTATCCCAGGTGAGGGTAGCCGTGAGCTTGATCGGATCCAACGCCGCCATCCGGGGCGTGACGGCGCCGGCCACCACGTCGGCCGCCGTCGGCTCCGCCTTCGACTGCTCCGTCTGGTACTTGCTCGTCCCTCGCACCGATGCCCAGCGTGCCCCTTCGCGAGCCAGCCAG
It encodes:
- a CDS encoding type II secretion system F family protein, yielding MNPGMVTGLAAATAILGVLAAYQVATDLFLRDRSRVNDRVDEEFLRKRKDQAKRSPLFKNLEQVTAGLGHDEEAPTARQRFTSMVDQSGVDVTPGRLLAISAAVAVGLGLLGLVARGNPFDASVAAFVGGWLPIRVVKGKRDARIEKLRSQLPEAFDLMARVVRAGQTLGQAMLAVAEEFPQPISTEFSFCYEQQNMGLSPEATFRDLNRRTGIIELKIFVMAVLVQQQTGGNLAELLIKLAGVVRERYMIRGTIQTLTSEGRMQGWILAGLPPCMFLLILAVNPKYGGVMFDHPNILLGTFGFEMVGVLWIRKIVNFDF
- a CDS encoding type II secretion system F family protein: MSRELMLMMMAGGVITMLALIVGLLATGRKGKLDRRIDAMSGRERPEARPETVASMARSALPKMGKVIVPDDEAERTRLRARMVHAGLYQRQAMHAFLGVKLVLLVLATVVGGGLTLANVIPTTRALPLSILLFLVGMFGPGAWLNRRKAQRQQALRRALPDAIDVLIICLEGGLSFQASLKKIADELRSAHPVLGSELRIVDREIQLGRGPGEALTNFARRSDMEEILSLASVIGQSERFGASLVKSMRNHSESLRHKRKQAAEERAQKAATLIMIPTLLFIFPAVFVILLAPAAFQVSAMFESTPGGK
- a CDS encoding Tad domain-containing protein — protein: MMKHPPRRRGAVAVFVALCLLPIVLTMALVIDGGMLMSQRRQAQAVADATAHAAACALAKNYATDAGLDPRGLARAAALSIAADNGYANDGTTTSVVLTFGYGGQAGRVQALVTYYQPRYFSSVISSGTIPVSARALGRVDNTAPPSILLTDPSAAGALTLTGGAKLTANGSIQVNSSSPGAVNASNGAYATNNGGLSVVGGVGIPNWATPTTFFSKAPTTGQAAAADPYASLATPTTAGLDPRSAPNPPYGTATMNPGVYTGGLTLGGGMTITMNPGVYYMKNGGFNVANGVTLNGTGVTIYIDSGGGAISLQGGTTVNLTAPTTGATKGIVYFQDRGNTSNLNNIANGSNVKMSGTLYAPNAALTIAGGATGSQYGSQFIVKSLYLSNNANIAINTSASSSSTSAPYLME
- a CDS encoding pilus assembly protein, which produces MKTKDGRRRRRGAVMAEAAIVYSVTITLVMGTIVVGLGIFRYQQIAWLAREGARWASVRGTSKYQTEQSKAEPTAADVVAGAVTPRMAALDPIKLTATLTWDKASTPPTLTFKLSYQWTPELVLAPLTFSSSATQPITY